One genomic region from Stutzerimonas decontaminans encodes:
- a CDS encoding cory-CC-star protein, with protein sequence MSEPLSILGKVSAGLREFYVAPYRRTFARARRDEDDLFMLLVFSETLGVPNPAAWYTLELMPALYERFHDWHRRMGMEHSPLDHIACC encoded by the coding sequence GTGAGCGAGCCGCTGAGCATCCTCGGCAAGGTTTCGGCGGGGCTGCGCGAGTTCTACGTCGCACCCTATCGCCGGACCTTCGCTCGTGCCCGGCGCGACGAAGACGACCTGTTCATGCTGCTGGTGTTCAGCGAAACCCTCGGCGTGCCGAACCCGGCCGCCTGGTACACCCTGGAGCTGATGCCGGCACTCTACGAGCGCTTCCATGACTGGCACCGGCGCATGGGCATGGAGCACTCGCCACTGGACCATATCGCATGCTGCTAG
- a CDS encoding ArsA family ATPase: MLLALAEQRRVLFFGGKGGVGKTTVAAATALAQAKAGRRVLLISTDPAHNLGHLWHRPVGPQRVRLAAGLDGLELDPELTVQQHLDEVGAALRKLMPAHLAGEVDKHIALSRDAPGMHEAALLERIAETVDQGLADYDLLVFDTAPSGHTARLMALPEMMSAWTEGLLRRQERGSRFAQVLKNLGQDDRGFGQSILGQSDGAAAPDRDSRIRQILDRRRERFNRLREVLGDAQQCAFVIVLAAERLPVLETIELHAQLQRAGTPVGALVVNKRSPVDAGAFLAERHALEEQHLATLRQALGQLPLLELPLLPVDVVGEAALEAFARRLGGATAAL; the protein is encoded by the coding sequence ATGCTGCTAGCGCTGGCCGAGCAGCGCCGCGTGCTGTTCTTCGGCGGCAAGGGCGGTGTCGGCAAGACCACCGTGGCCGCGGCCACGGCGCTGGCCCAGGCAAAAGCCGGCCGCCGGGTGCTGCTGATTTCCACTGACCCGGCACACAACCTCGGCCATCTCTGGCATCGCCCGGTGGGTCCGCAGAGGGTGCGCCTCGCGGCCGGACTGGACGGCCTGGAACTGGACCCGGAACTCACCGTGCAGCAGCACCTCGATGAGGTCGGCGCCGCCCTGCGCAAGCTGATGCCGGCGCACCTGGCCGGCGAAGTGGACAAGCACATTGCGCTCTCGCGCGATGCGCCGGGCATGCACGAAGCGGCACTGCTCGAACGCATCGCCGAGACGGTTGATCAGGGGCTGGCCGACTACGACCTTCTGGTGTTCGACACCGCGCCGTCCGGACACACCGCGCGGTTGATGGCCCTGCCGGAAATGATGAGCGCCTGGACCGAAGGCCTGCTGCGCCGGCAAGAGCGCGGCTCACGCTTTGCCCAGGTGCTGAAGAATCTCGGCCAGGACGATCGTGGGTTCGGCCAGTCCATCCTCGGCCAGAGCGATGGCGCGGCAGCCCCGGACCGCGACAGCCGTATCCGCCAGATCCTCGACCGCCGCCGCGAGCGCTTCAACCGGCTGCGCGAGGTGCTCGGTGATGCGCAGCAGTGCGCTTTCGTCATCGTGCTCGCAGCCGAGCGGCTGCCGGTGCTGGAAACCATCGAACTGCACGCACAGCTGCAGCGCGCCGGCACTCCGGTCGGCGCGCTGGTGGTGAACAAGCGCTCACCCGTCGATGCCGGCGCCTTTCTCGCCGAACGCCACGCCCTGGAGGAACAGCATCTCGCCACTCTGCGCCAGGCGCTGGGCCAGCTGCCACTGCTGGAGCTGCCGCTGTTGCCCGTCGACGTGGTCGGCGAAGCGGCACTGGAGGCGTTCGCGCGACGCCTGGGTGGTGCAACGGCCGCGCTATAG
- a CDS encoding DUF2628 domain-containing protein: MSTQNPYAPPLAPLTGAEAGRIEALPVSDSWKRRFQAIAQAGGPRLPAFKSLSAADRRQAMAFNILAFLFGPLYYLAKGMWRRALSYTLLALGAVTLIIMGLDAVGYGDFARFLAYGVAGVFAMRANLDFYKSQVLGDNGWL; encoded by the coding sequence ATGAGTACCCAGAATCCCTACGCACCCCCGCTTGCCCCGCTGACCGGCGCTGAGGCGGGCCGGATCGAGGCGCTGCCCGTTTCCGACAGCTGGAAGCGACGTTTCCAGGCCATCGCGCAGGCTGGCGGCCCGCGCCTGCCCGCGTTCAAGAGCCTGTCCGCAGCCGATCGGCGCCAAGCCATGGCCTTCAACATCCTCGCCTTTCTGTTCGGGCCGCTGTACTACCTGGCCAAGGGCATGTGGCGCAGGGCGCTCAGCTATACGCTGCTGGCGCTGGGCGCGGTTACCCTGATCATCATGGGGCTCGACGCCGTGGGCTACGGCGACTTCGCACGCTTCCTCGCCTATGGTGTCGCCGGCGTGTTCGCCATGCGCGCCAACCTCGATTTCTACAAGAGCCAGGTGCTGGGCGACAACGGCTGGCTATAG
- a CDS encoding dienelactone hydrolase family protein, giving the protein MTQHPVTPMRFTLGKARLHGDLCVPPDAVGLVVFVHGSGSSRHSPRNQSVAHYFNGLGLATLLFDLLTADEQAIDEITRQLRFDIPLLSQRLSGVVDQLGNEADLRELRIGLFGASTGAAAALITAASRPADIAAVVSRGGRVDLADQSLARVKAASLFLVGSRDLEVLELNREAAARLQCVHQLQVVPGATHLFEEHGTLEQVAQLAGDWFVRHLV; this is encoded by the coding sequence ATGACCCAGCATCCAGTGACACCGATGCGCTTCACACTCGGCAAGGCGCGCCTGCATGGTGATCTCTGCGTACCACCGGATGCTGTAGGCCTGGTGGTGTTCGTGCATGGCAGCGGCAGCAGCCGGCACAGCCCGCGCAATCAGAGTGTGGCGCACTATTTCAATGGGCTTGGTCTGGCGACGTTGCTGTTTGATCTGCTTACCGCCGATGAGCAGGCTATCGACGAGATTACCCGTCAGCTGCGTTTCGACATTCCGTTACTTAGCCAGCGTTTGAGCGGCGTGGTCGATCAGCTGGGCAACGAGGCGGACCTGCGCGAGTTGCGCATCGGTCTGTTCGGCGCCAGCACCGGTGCCGCCGCGGCGTTGATCACCGCGGCGTCGCGCCCGGCGGATATCGCCGCGGTGGTTTCGCGCGGCGGCCGCGTCGATCTCGCCGACCAGTCGCTGGCTCGGGTCAAGGCCGCTTCGCTGTTCCTCGTCGGGAGTCGCGATCTGGAAGTGCTGGAGCTCAATCGCGAGGCCGCGGCGCGGCTGCAGTGCGTGCATCAGCTGCAGGTGGTACCCGGCGCGACCCATCTGTTCGAGGAACACGGCACTCTGGAACAGGTGGCCCAGCTGGCAGGCGACTGGTTCGTGCGGCATCTGGTGTGA